In Trichoplusia ni isolate ovarian cell line Hi5 unplaced genomic scaffold, tn1 tig00001980, whole genome shotgun sequence, the sequence attagattactgtattgtttacattttagttcTATGAGGAtgttctaattttattatttttctcaatttaGCAGGGGGTCATAAAACTAGCCAAATAAATCAAGCTTTGATCTACATGATTTGCAAAGACGACATGCCTCTATCTTGCGTAGAAAAATCAGGATTGAAAAGATTTATGAGCGTCATTTGTCCACGCTATAAAATTCCATCACGAACTACTGTAAGCgaactataatattaaattattatcttatcctttttatttttaaatgttattttattattcatttctcATTCCAGATAACTGGCCTCATGGAACAACGATACGCCACTACCAaagccattttaaaacaaaaattaagtgagataaataatattgctttaacaaGTGATATATTAACTCTTATTAACTCGACACGAAGTTTCATCGTAGTGACAGCACATTTTCTTAACACAGCTAATAACTGCACTCCTGAGCATGAGATGGTGAGATTGACAGCACGAAGAATGTATCAGGTaagtaaagtataaaataaatgcatcaaattatctatactctatactaatatataaagctgaagagtttgtttgtttgtttgtttgtttgtttgaacgcgctaatctcaggaactactggtccaaattgaaaaattctttttgtgttgaatagaccattcatcgaggaaggctttaggctataaaccatcacgctgcgactaataggagcgaagatacaaaggaaaatgtgaaaaaaatagggcaggtataaagcttacttatatcttctacccacggacgaagtcgcgggcaacagctatatttaatataccgttaattaaaaatacaaaatgccacctaaaaaacgaccatctttatctcgaaattcgagagatgccaagaggatgagaaatgcgcgttctcaagaatcagcagaggaaagagaacatcgattaaactctatgagagttagtgcctcaacttctcgagccaatgcaagctctccagagagagagatgcgattagcagctgacagagcgagacgagctacatcacgtgcgtctcaaagcttttctcaacgagaacttaggcttactattgaccgagaacaacatgtgttatcccgagaagctgaaactgcttcacaacgagaactacggctcacagctgaccgagaacgtcatacattgtctcgcgagtcagaaaccttcactgaaagggaactacggcttacagctgatcgcgtaTCGATCGCGATtcccaatatgaagaccgtttcaCAAATTATAGGGTGCACTATATCAGGAGCACTGTGTTGGATTGTGTTTTtactacttatatattttaatattagccTAACATTACCGCATCTTTTCCGTTAAGCTTGCAAGTCATACTTAATGGACTAAATGATGGTGCGAAGGTATTGGACAAAAGTCGGGGTTGTACCAATGTATTTTGCGTCCAGAATCTATTTGCTGTTTTATTAAGAAGCTGTCGTAATCGTTATTCAGTCAAAAGATGGACTCTGTAATAATTCTAATAGGAAATTTTAGAGTAGTCAATCTTCAACCCTCTTTCCTTAAAACGGTTTTAATGGGCGTTCGTGTCCTTGTACAATGCAACCGGTCGTACGAGTTTTGTAAAGTTCGTGcagtatgataaaaaaaaaacactgaaagcTCTCTTGTCTGAGTACTTAATCTGTTAACGACCTTTGTTGTTTGTTACTTAAAACCAATAAG encodes:
- the LOC113507410 gene encoding zinc finger BED domain-containing protein 6-like, with the translated sequence MELSEIAIYDDTGTESSKDGQSKGLWKQTTLIDMFERSSSYEAGGHKTSQINQALIYMICKDDMPLSCVEKSGLKRFMSVICPRYKIPSRTTITGLMEQRYATTKAILKQKLSEINNIALTSDILTLINSTRSFIVVTAHFLNTANNCTPEHEMVRLTARRMYQVSKV